The nucleotide window GTCATCTCGGGcaactttttctcctctcgtatctcttccttttccccaaccttcttctcttcttcatcctcctgtTCTTTTAGGTAATCCATCACCCAATCGTAAAGCTTCCCTCCACCCTTCTTGAGCGTTTTCAAGGGTAAAATCACGCTCTCATTTTTGGGAGGATCCGCAAAAGAGTATGTAAATTCAATGTTGATCAGTGTAATACTATCTTGCTCGCCAGATGACAGCTTGGGAAGGGGTTTATGAGTacaagaaagaagagcagcaCTGAAAGGGGTATTAATCCTAGGCAAAGGTGAGGACCTGGGAGGAAGCTTAACAGCCGATCGATTCGAGATCAAGGACGGTCGCTTggcaggagaagagaatggagtgttggagatggatggcGATGTCGAGCTCGAGGTCGTATTAGACGTTAGAGTTGAACGAGCCATGGACTTGGATCGCGAGTGGAACGACGCAGGTGGTGAGCTTACATAGCTAGCGCTGGTGGATTGAGATTTGGAGCGACCAGGCGAAAGAAATGGTGACCCTCTCGAAGGCCTACCCGGCGTTGGTGGCATAGGTCCAAGTCTATCGctgtcttctctttcaattCGCTCTCCAAAAACTGGTACTGCGCTCGGGCTTTTCACTAACCCTCTTGCGCTCCCATCAAGACCGCCTCGCAAATCTTCTCGAGCACTTGTACTCCTATGTACTCTCGTTGGCTCGACTTTGCTAGGAGCATAGAGGTTAGAGTTATCAATAGACCTTGAAGGTTGGTGACGGCACCCATGAGTGAGAGTATCAGTAGATGGTTGCGGATACCTTGCCTGGAAACGAAGAtcagggagagaagaaagggacggaagaggaggaacggGAGGGAGTGTAACTTGGTTAGAAGGAGGCGAAATGAGCCCGGCGGCTTGCCTCATGCCTCCAGCTGCATCTTGTGGAGTTCGTACGACCGTCACGCCATCACTTGAGTGATCGGCACCTTTGGAGGAATGCGACACGGAAGGAGTGAGGGGTGGAAGCGGCGGCGGGTTTGAActtgagatggagaaggtaaAGAACCGGCGTGGTGATTTTGGTGGTCGCAGATCCGGCAAGGTAGAGACCCCAGAGGAAGGTGACATGAAAGAGGGCATAGTGATAAAAGGGTTGAGAAACTGTGTGCTGCGTTGAGTGCTTAATAATTACTGGGTAGTTGATTATGGTGGCAAAGAAGAGCCAAGTTGAGGTGTCGAGGGACCTGTGGTAGGTTAATAAAGTATTCCCGACGTCACTCCAAAGACGAAACGTTAAGGAGTTGACAAGCTTTTGTCCTGGAACAATAAAAGTCATTCCTGCTTAAATCATCCGTTATCCATCACGATCATTCCAAGCGCAACGACGTCCCTTGTTCAACGTAGGGCCGTTGATCGTCCATTTCCTGCGTTCCAGGCGCTCCGAAGGGCCCGCCTTGAAACCTGAGCTCGCTTTGGGAACAATAAGCCGTCGATTgtaaaaagaaaatgagatGGGATGGCAAGTCGGGACCGGAAGGACGTTGATCGAAAGGCATCCTGTTTCGAGGACAAAGGAAAGTCGGGAAAGGTACAGATGAGGTCCGTGCGTTTTTGATCGATCGTGCCCGAAAAAACGAAAAACGAGTCCTGTCATTCCGGCGGCGGCACTGGCCGGTCAAATAACTTGTTGCTTCTGTCTTCATGGTTGATAATGAGTAACGATCGCGAGGATCCTGCAAGGCTCAGTGATAGTTTCCGACTGCATACCGATGTATCGTATCTCAACATGAACATGAAACTCTACCTGGCTACGGCGCACTTCTGACAGTCCATCCAACGTCCTCACTTCTTTGGCATTCCGCCATCACATGCTTCACTTGCCTAAAATATTGCTGATGTAGGAGATTTACAGACCTCGCTGTTGAGCAAGGGCACGGAGATCAAGAGGGGGGAAGTCGACGCCCTCAGGGGGCTGAGAGGACTTGCGGTTAGCAGGCGAGGCCATATCTCTGCAAGAAGACGGTGTTAGTCCTTTCCGCAATGGTAGTATCTCGATGAAACAAATAGGTTATGACTCACCGTCTCAACTCGACGAGCACAGTTTCGAGGGTAAAGTTTCGGTTCCACCTGGAGATAGAGCTGATTCGGGAAAAGTCAACCTGTCACGCCAGCATCAGCGATATCGTTCCAAACGTTGTCTTCAGCCGCCTCGCATCTTTATAGAATCGATGGCACGGCTGTATAAAGACCATGCAAAAAAATACTAACCAAGCCTTGTTGGTTAACGCATGGAAGACTGATCCTAGATTCGAACTTGACCAAAGGAGGAACATCTACATATCGTCAGCCTGTCGCCCCTTCATAGTTTCCCATTCCCCCTCATACCCCGTCCAAAAAATTCCTATGCAAGTGATATAACTTACCTGGATAGTTGTCACCACAGTAGATGCTCAAGCTGAAAATCCTATTCTCAAACGCAGAGTGAGGAGGACCCAAGATTGTCCCATTCCATTCGTACATGGCAATGTCATCGCTATCTTTGAGACCATAAGAACATGATCCGTCTCCGATACCCTTTTCACCATGTTCGAGCTCCGAGAGAAGTCGGAAAGAACGAGGGACTAGAACATGGTGGGATGGTTAGCGATCGGTATATCGTGAGAGATCAGGCTTTGCGATGTCCGAGGGCAGAGACGCCTTGTTCTTCGACCCCGCAGCTCGCGTATGTATGTGAACTCACCCTTGGCCATTGTGGGTATGGTTTGGAGTATTAAGGataaggaaaaagaaaaacaatCTTCGTCGAAAGAAAGTCCGTCTTCGTCTCCAGGTTACTACGTACGTACGAACGGTGGCCACCAGAGATGCGATCTTGCGATGACGGCGGCATTCCCCGAGCCATCTGTTATTGTGGCAATTATTTCCGTCGCAACCACCATTTCCATGCGTATATTTGAACTATCCATCCATTTTCACCATTTCATTTGCAGTCAGTAATAAAAATGGACGCTCTCCTCGCTGAAATTTCAGCAAAGCGCAAGGCTCTCGAGGTTCCcgaaggagatggtggtaCGAAGAAGTATATGCGACGGGCAGACATCGAGCGAATgcgcgaagaagaggaaagacgaaagaaggaggacgagaggaaggagaaagaggcaaAAAAAGCTCACGAAGCCAAAGATAAGGCTGTCAAAGTAAGTACCGAGGACCGTCCTGTATCGGGCGAGTGATTGACAAACGTATAGGCCGAAGCACGTCATGCCGCTTTGGCTAGAGTCCAAGCTGCTtcgccatcctcatcaagaTCCACTCCCGACCCAACCATTCCATCTGAAGAACGTTTCAACATCTCTCCAGAAGAATGTATCCGAAGATTACGACAGAAAGGCCAGCCGATTAGACTTTTTGGAGAGTCAGACAAGGATAGGCGTTTGCGTCTACGCGCGTTGGAGCTGTTAGAGGAACGAGGACCGTCGGGTGGACAGGGAAGAAATGACTTTAAGAAGGCtttggaggaaatggaaagtGGACTTGATAAAAAGGATGTAGAAAGGAAAGCGAGGGAACTCCACAGACTTGCGGAAGAAAGGggcaaaaaggaaggatCAGCGGTAAGCGGTGAAGGGGATAGCAAAGAAGTCGATGGGAAAGAGGGCaaagaagacaagaagaagaagggcgtGGATATGGGTATTTTGGATTTGAAATTG belongs to Cryptococcus neoformans var. grubii H99 chromosome 7, complete sequence and includes:
- a CDS encoding ubiquitin-conjugating enzyme E2; translation: MAKVPRSFRLLSELEHGEKGIGDGSCSYGLKDSDDIAMYEWNGTILGPPHSAFENRIFSLSIYCGDNYPDVPPLVKFESRISLPCVNQQGLVDFSRISSISRWNRNFTLETVLVELRRDMASPANRKSSQPPEGVDFPPLDLRALAQQRGL
- a CDS encoding pre-mRNA-splicing factor 18, translating into MDALLAEISAKRKALEVPEGDGGTKKYMRRADIERMREEEERRKKEDERKEKEAKKAHEAKDKAVKAEARHAALARVQAASPSSSRSTPDPTIPSEERFNISPEECIRRLRQKGQPIRLFGESDKDRRLRLRALELLEERGPSGGQGRNDFKKALEEMESGLDKKDVERKARELHRLAEERGKKEGSAVSGEGDSKEVDGKEGKEDKKKKGVDMGILDLKLIKTDPNKLYPIIYYALKGVLKEWEEWMDNRPEEIRRSTQGKLAAANQIQSAQSLKPLFRSLRSRDLAPDVLRLLAEIVHHMQSRSYQKANDAYLRLSIGNAAWPIGVTSVGIHERSAREKIGQDNIAHVLNDEVTRKYIQAVKRLLTFSQTIRPPEDVSQLMG